The following coding sequences lie in one Arachis hypogaea cultivar Tifrunner chromosome 4, arahy.Tifrunner.gnm2.J5K5, whole genome shotgun sequence genomic window:
- the LOC112796872 gene encoding RCC1 domain-containing protein RUG3, mitochondrial, translating into MAVITRRIATLTHRYFSSFSTAKKVPLLYAFNENDTTSNQNDAATLQLLSWGRGGSGQLGGGIEEIRLYPAPVANLVVPKNSFALSPTPGRILDKPAASAGDSAKKKNKKNKKEEVVEVGISCGLFHSSLVVDGSLLVWGKGDGGRLGFGHENPLFVPSLNPHLDSVRSVALGGLHSAALTSAGEVFTWGYGGFGALGHSVYTRELFPRLVRGSWEGAIQHIATSGTHTAAVTESGELYIWGRDEGDGRLGLGPGRGPDHAGGLSIPSKVKELPVPIAAVSCGGFFTMALTVDGQLWNWGANSNYELGRGDKIGGWKPKPIPSLEDVRIIQIASGGYHSLALTDDGNVLSWGHGGHGQLGHGSLHSQKIPTVVEALGEDHIIYISCGASSAAAVTDTGKLYMWGNGTDSQLGVPGKPAVQPSPIEVNFLMEDDGMGPHKVLSVANGATHSMCLVLRGSS; encoded by the exons ATGGCTGTGATCACCCGCCGAATCGCTACTCTTACTCACCGCTACTTCTCCTCTTTCTCAACTGCCAAAAAAGTTCCCCTTCTCTATGCCTTCAACGAAAATGACACTACTTCTAACCAAAACGATGCCGCAACACTCCAGCTTCTTTCTTGGGGCAGAGGCGGTTCGGGCCAACTTGGCGGCGGAATTGAAGAAATCCGCCTCTACCCTGCCCCGGTCGCGAACCTTGTCGTCCCAAAAAACTCCTTTGCCCTGTCCCCAACCCCCGGCCGCATTCTGGACAAACCGGCCGCCTCCGCTGGCGACAGcgcgaagaagaagaataagaagaataagaaggaAGAGGTTGTTGAAGTTGGCATCTCGTGTGGCCTTTTTCACTCTTCTTTGGTTGTTGATGGGTCCTTGTTGGTTTGGGGCAAAGGTGATGGTGGAAGGTTGGGTTTTGGACATGAGAATCCCTTGTTTGTTCCTTCATTGAATCCACATCTTGATAGCGTTCGCTCTGTAGCCCTTGGTGGCCTGCATTCGGCAGCGCTGACCTCTGCCGGCGAGGTTTTCACATG GGGTTATGGTGGTTTTGGTGCACTTGGACATTCGGTATATACTAGAGAACTATTTCCTAGGTTGGTAAGGGGCTCCTGGGAGGGAGCTATACAACACATTGCTACCAGTGGAACACACACTGCAGCAGTCACAGAATCAG GGGAGCTTTATATTTGGGGTCGAGATGAAGGGGATGGTCGGTTGGGCCTTGGTCCAGGCCGAGGCCCAGATCATGCTGGGGGATTGAGTATCCCTTCGAAAGTAAAGGAATTACCTGTGCCCATTGCTGCCGTTTCCTGTGGGGGATTTTTCACAATGGCATTGACAGTTGATGGACAATTGTGGAACTGGGGAG CCAATTCTAACTATGAACTTGGGAGAGGGGATAAGATCGGTGGTTGGAAACCAAAACCAATACCTAGCCTTGAGGATGTCCGAATCATTCAAATTGCAAGTGGAGGATATCACTCCTTAGCATTAACTG ATGATGGCAACGTTCTTTCCTGGGGACATGGCGGACATGGTCAGTTGGGTCATGGATCTTTGCATAGTCAGAAGATACCAACAGTAGTTGAGGCTTTAGGTGAagatcatattatatatatttcgtGTGGGGCTTCTTCAGCAGCAGCTGTGACAG ATACAGGGAAGCTTTACATGTGGGGAAACGGCACTGATTCTCAGTTGGGAGTTCCTGGGAAACCTGCAGTACAACCAAGCCCTATTGAAGTTAACTTCTTAATGGAAGATGATGGAATGGGACCCCACAAAGTTCTATCAGTTGCAAATGGTGCAACCCATTCCATGTGTTTAGTTTTGAGGGGAAGTTCTTGA